The following coding sequences lie in one Musa acuminata AAA Group cultivar baxijiao chromosome BXJ3-1, Cavendish_Baxijiao_AAA, whole genome shotgun sequence genomic window:
- the LOC103993702 gene encoding uncharacterized protein LOC103993702: MEHGGDGHGGGAGGGGFHRNEAISAVQDEEQFYGEDDDYDDLYSDVNVGDGFHQNFQGGDDAEGFQAGDERRSEPQPPPPPPLPIPAPQQPVAETSERVQIPGIAGEPKIERVADRSAGFQDPGFRGGAEPMVGVRQAAPLPPPPMPVVTGAGRTDLGQASGSFSQIQSNNRNNSFPNEGFQRQGGGFGNEGFQRQGGGGSVVVPAGNANGGGDAGGGGGAGAGVGGTTLFVGELHWWTTDADLEEELCKYGQVKEVKFFDERASGKSKGYCQVDFYDSMAASACMDGMNGHIFNGRPCVVALASPYTVRRMGENQVNKNQQAMGQSQPPAAAQKGRGGSGSSAGGNFGRGGGVGGGSGGNWGKGGGMGNRGQMGNMRNRMGPLGGRGIMGNGGMVAPPPPVLHPGAMLGQGFDPMGYGAAMGRMGAGFGGFPAGAAGAPFPGMMPSFPPVVAPHVNPAFFGRGLAPGGVGMWSDPNMGGWGGEDQSSYGEDATSDQQYGEGSHGKDRMAERDRYGAPERRHEKEKDMGSGQEWPERRHRDEKERETGRDKEPGRERDRERERERDRERDRERERELDRERDRYRDDRDRHGDHYRHRDREPERDDDWARGRSSRPRSKSHEVEHSKRRRPSHE; encoded by the coding sequence ATGGAGCACGGTGGCGATGGCCACGGCGGAGGCGCCGGAGGTGGAGGGTTCCACCGCAACGAGGCGATATCGGCCGTCCAGGACGAGGAGCAGTTCTACGGGGAGGACGACGACTACGACGACCTCTACAGCGACGTCAACGTTGGCGACGGGTTCCACCAGAACTTCCAGGGTGGCGATGACGCGGAGGGTTTTCAGGCCGGGGACGAGCGGCGGAGCGAACCCCAACCGCCGCCGCCCCCACCGTTGCCTATACCGGCGCCGCAGCAGCCGGTGGCGGAGACGTCCGAGAGGGTCCAGATCCCGGGCATCGCCGGGGAGCCGAAGATCGAGCGGGTTGCTGATAGATCCGCCGGTTTCCAGGACCCGGGGTTCAGGGGAGGCGCCGAGCCTATGGTTGGGGTCAGACAGGCGGCACCGCTACCTCCACCGCCGATGCCGGTGGTGACGGGTGCAGGTAGGACTGACCTAGGCCAGGCTTCCGGTAGTTTTAGCCAGATCCAGAGCAATAATCGGAACAATAGCTTCCCAAATGAGGGCTTTCAGAGACAAGGAGGTGGCTTTGGGAACGAGGGTTTCCAGAGGCAAGGAGGTGGTGGAAGCGTAGTTGTACCTGCAGGTAACGCAAATGGTGGAGGGGACGCAGGTGGCGGTGGCGGAGCTGGAGCAGGGGTTGGTGGGACTACACTTTTCGTTGGTGAACTCCATTGGTGGACGACTGATGCAGATCTTGAAGAAGAACTCTGCAAATATGGGCAGGtaaaagaagtgaaattttttgatgagagGGCGAGCGGAAAATCAAAAGGATACTGTCAGGTCGACTTCTATGATTCAATGGCTGCATCAGCCTGCATGGACGGTATGAACGGGCATATTTTCAATGGAAGACCTTGCGTTGTTGCTTTGGCTTCACCGTACACTGTTCGGCGAATGGGTGAGAACCAAGTGAACAAGAACCAGCAGGCAATGGGCCAGTCCCAGCCGCCAGCAGCTGCACAGAAGGGTAGGGGAGGTAGCGGGTCTTCAGCTGGTGGCAATTTTGGACGTGGAGGAGGTGTTGGCGGTGGCAGTGGTGGAAATTGGGGAAAAGGTGGTGGAATGGGGAACCGAGGGCAAATGGGTAATATGAGGAACAGAATGGGTCCCCTCGGTGGAAGGGGTATCATGGGCAATGGTGGGATGGTTGCCCCACCACCACCTGTGTTGCATCCTGGAGCTATGCTCGGTCAAGGGTTTGATCCCATGGGCTATGGAGCAGCAATGGGTAGAATGGGTGCTGGCTTTGGAGGCTTCCCTGCAGGTGCTGCTGGTGCTCCTTTTCCTGGAATGATGCCTTCGTTCCCACCTGTTGTGGCTCCACATGTCAATCCAGCTTTTTTTGGGAGGGGACTGGCACCTGGTGGCGTTGGTATGTGGTCTGATCCGAACATGGGTGGATGGGGAGGTGAAGATCAGTCAAGCTATGGGGAGGATGCTACCTCAGATCAGCAGTATGGAGAAGGGAGCCATGGGAAGGATAGGATGGCTGAGAGGGATCGTTATGGTGCTCCAGAGAGAagacatgaaaaggagaaagatatGGGTTCTGGACAGGAGTGGCCAGAGAGAAGACACCGTgatgagaaggagagagagacagGGAGAGATAAGGAACCGGGCCGGGAGAGGGACAGAGAGCGTGAAAGGGAGAGGGACAGGGAAAGAgacagggaaagggagcgggaactTGATCGTGAACGTGACAGGTATCGAGATGACAGAGACAGACATGGTGATCACTATAGACACAGGGATCGTGAGCCAGAGCGTGATGATGACTGGGCTAGAGGAAGATCATCTAGGCCTCGCAGCAAGTCACACGAGGTTGAACATTCAAAGAGGCGTCGGCCATCACATGAATGA